From the genome of Gorilla gorilla gorilla isolate KB3781 chromosome 4, NHGRI_mGorGor1-v2.1_pri, whole genome shotgun sequence, one region includes:
- the LOC101153945 gene encoding LOW QUALITY PROTEIN: olfactory receptor 2Y1-like (The sequence of the model RefSeq protein was modified relative to this genomic sequence to represent the inferred CDS: inserted 1 base in 1 codon) — MGSFNTSFEDGFILVGFADWPQLEPILFVFIFIFYSLTLFGNTIIIAVSWLDLWLHTPMYFFLSHLSLLDLCFTTSTMPQLLINLCGVDRTITRGGCVAQLFTYLALGSTECVLLVVMAFDRYAAVCRPLHYMAIMHXHLCQTLAIASWGADFVNSLIQTGLATAMPLCGHRLNHFFCEMPVFLKLACADTEGTEAKMFVARVIIVAVSAALILGSYVHIAHAVLRVKSTAGRRKPFGTCGSHLLVVFLFYGSAIYTYLQSIHNYSEHEGKFVALFYTIITPILNPLIYTLRNKDVKGALWKVLWRGRDSG; from the exons ATGGGAAGTTTCAACACCAGTTTTGAAGATGGCTTCATTTTGGTGGGATTCGCAGATTGGCCGCAACTGGAGCCCATCctgtttgtctttatttttattttctactcccTAACTCTGTTTGGCAACACCATCATCATCGCTGTCTCCTGGCTAGACCTTTGGCTGCACACACCTATGtacttctttctctctcatctgTCCCTCCTGGACCTCTGCTTCACCACCAGCACCATGCCCCAGCTCCTGATCAACCTTTGCGGGGTGGACCGCACCATCACCCGTGGAGGGTGTGTGGCTCAGCTCTTCACCTACCTAGCCCTGGGCTCCACAGAGTGTGTGCTCCTGGTGGTGATGGCCTTTGACCGCTATGCTGCTGTCTGTCGTCCACTCCACTACATGGCCATCATGC CCCATCTCTGCCAGACCCTGGCTATCGCCTCCTGGGGTGCGGATTTCGTGAACTCTCTGATCCAGACAGGTCTCGCAACGGCCATGCCTCTCTGTGGCCATCGACTGAATCACTTCTTCTGTGAGATGCCTGTATTTCTGAAGTTGGCTTGTGCGGACACAGAAGGAACAGAGGCCAAGATGTTTGTGGCCCGAGTCATAATCGTGGCTGTTTCTGCAGCACTTATTCTAGGCTCCTATGTGCACATTGCTCATGCAGTGCTGAGGGTGAAGTCAACGGCTGGGCGCAGAAAGCCTTTTGGGACTTGTGGGTCCCACCTCCtagtagttttccttttttatggctcagCCATCTACACATATCTCCAATCCATCCACAATTATTCTGAGCATGAGGGAAAATTTGTTGCCCTTTTTTATACTATAATTACCCCCATTCTCAATCCTCTCATTTATACACTAAGAAACAAGGACGTGAAGGGGGCTCTGTGGAAAGTACTATGGAGGGGCAGGGACTCAGGGTAG